In Nostoc piscinale CENA21, the genomic stretch TGCCACTGTACCTGCTGCTCCAGGGCCTATGGTTGTGGCAGACAAATTGCTAGGAAAACCTACTGCTAAGATACCAGTTATCTCCACTGAATCAGAAGCATTTATTGTGATATTTCCTCCGTTACCTTTAGCTGGTATCAAGGTCGAAGTTGAAGGATTTATATTACCACCAGAGCTAGCTGATATTTCTGCGCCATTTTGTAGGCGCAATCTACTAGTGTTAACTGTAATATCACCCGCATGACCATCACCAGCAGTATCACTCACCAATGCAGTGGCTATAGGACGATTCATAACTGGCTCAAAACTCCCACCAATTAACTCCACTGAATCAGAAGCATTGACATTCAAATTTCCCCCATCTCCCTTGTTGAAGGTAGAAACACGAATTTGTGCGCCATCCCGAAGAATTAAGTTCTTAGCGTTAATTGTTAAGTCTTGTCCGTCTCTCATACCTAGAGTTTGACTTGTAACAATTGCATGGCGGCTAATTAGTTCGACAATGTTACCTTGTACTGTAATTCTGCCACCACCATCTACACCACTAGCATCTATGACAGAACCTATCGTCGTGCTACCAACTACTCGTGGAACTAGTCGAATATTTTGAAAATTATTGACACTTTCATATCCCAAGACCCAACCTTGGCTGATAGGCTTGAGAGTAACTAGACTATTAGGGGAAACACTTCCTAATTCAATATTTCCCGACTTCGCTGTTATATTTCCTCCATCTAAGAATAAATCACCACCCACTAGTGCTAATGTTTTACCTGACTGCACCTGTAAGCCAACAGGTTGATCAATCACATTCATTGCACCATTGGGACTTGCTTGAGATAAATTGCGGATAGGAGCCGCGATCGCTGTGAATTGTAAACCAATGGGAATACTGACAGATAATAGAGATGAAACTTGTGTATCTGTCGCACTAAATGTCTTGCCATCAGCAAAGTTAATCCTACTAGCTGTACTTGCCAGAAAAGAACCGCCAATATTTAATGTCGCTTGAGACCCAAACACAATTCCGTTGGGGTTAATCAAAAACAGGTTAGCTGTACCTCCAGCTTGGAGAGTACCATCAATTTCAGAAATAGAATTACCTGTGACGCGGCTGATAATGTTTTGAATACCAGCAGTATTTTGAAAACTAGCTGTAGTGTTAGCAGGGACAGAAAAATTCAAAAAACTATGGAAGAGGTTATCACCGACGCGAGTACCCCCTGTAATTGTTGTAGTATTGTTCTGGGTTGTAACTTGAGAATTGGTGGGTAATGTCCCATCCTGCATGATTTGGGCAGAAGTTGAGTTAGCAGAAAAAGCTATAACACTGCCTATTGCACTGCCTAAAATTCTTGACCACCAATGAAGATTGCTCATATCTCCGCACAACTCACTGAACAATTGTGATTGTACTTTTAAAATGCAATAACCTGTTGAATAATTGACAAAATTCGTTTGTTGTGCTTATTATCAAAGTTTATTTTTACTGCTATTCTGCAACTTTATTTTTAGAGAAAAGAGTTTTATCAAATATTACTAAATGTATGAAAAAAGCGGTGTTATCTTGAATAAAGACAACACCACTTTTTTTGATTGAGAAAATTTTTATTTTGTTTTCGTAACTTATTAGTAATAGTAAAAGAAAGATTACACCATTCTAATATTTACTACAGAAAAAATGTTTCTCAATCTGCTTTTTGTCTTGTATGAGCAAGATGCAGTGTATTTTTAAGGAAAACCACAGCTATACCATTGTCCATTGTAGTAATAACCTTGTAATTTAACCTTTGGCGGGGTAATACTAGGCAAAATTCCTTGATTTTCTTGGCTAGATTTAACTTGACTTAGGTCGATTAAGAACTGTAATTGAAATGATTCTAGATCTGACAGACCATATTTTTCTAATAATTCAGCTAGTTTATCATGATTCAGATTACTGTATATTTCTTTGGATAACTCAGCGTGTAACTCTGGTAATATTTGCGAATCAATAACTGTTGGTTCTGTTTCTTGGGATTGCATAGATTTTGGTTGACCTTTTAATTTAGTAGACAAATGAATTTGGCTGTTTAGCATTGCTGAGTTAAAAGTCACAAGCTTGAGGTGTGAACTTTTTCTCTCTATTTATAACTTCAGAGTGACTACGAAGAATTACGCATTGGTTAACAAAACTTCAGATTTTCCTCTATGAAATTACGCAAAAATTGTAGGTGGTATTTGCCCACCTACAACAATCTAGTTATTAACAGGATTGGCAAAATTAAGCTTGCCGATATGCTCCTGGTTGCCCATTTTGGACAACGAAGGAAGCTAGGGTGCTGATAGAAGCATTGGGATCAACAATGCTAGAAACTGCCCGATAATCACTTTGCCATTGTTTAGGAGTAACTTGGCAACGGACGTAACCCCGGAATGCACCATCAAAAAACTTGGTATGAGGATTAGTTCTCAAGGCGGCTTGCACTGGTGCAATGAATGAGGTGGGGAAGTCTGAGGTGATGGAAGTACCAACGAATTCAGTCGCTACGGTTACGGAAGCGGGATTATTAAAATCAAGTTTAATGTCGTGTACCCAACTGGAATGGATATCGCCTGTAATTACTACAGGGTTAGAAGGTCGGCGATAGTTGAGATAGTTCACAATTCGATTACGTGCCGCTACATAGCCATCCCATTGGTCTACATTGAATAATCCAATCTCAGGACGGGCATCAAAATCAAATTGAGCAAACATTGTCTGTTGGGCAATAATATTCCAACAGGCGCGAGATAGGTCTAATCCGTTGAATAGCCAGCGTTCTTGCAGTGAGCCTGTCATTGTGGCATTTGCGTCAAAGGCTTGCACACAACGGGGCTTGAGTCCATCATTACAGGGTTGGTCTGTGCGATATTGACGAGTATCTAAAACGTGGAACTGGGCTAAGTTGCCATAACTCAAGCGTCGATAAAGTTGCAGGTTCGCACCATTAGGAAATGAAGATAAACGCAATGGTATGTGTTCGTAGTAGGCTTTGTAGGCGTTAGCGCGACGTTGGGCAAAGACTTCTGGGTTGATGTTATCTTCGGAAATTAAGTTGGCGTAGTTGTTTTCTACTTCGTGGTCATCCCAGGTGACTATCCAAGGAAAGGCTGCATGAACCGCTTGTAAATTTGGGTCGGTTTTATAAAGGGCGTGACGGTTACGGTAGTCTGTCAGAGTCATAATTTCTGGGCTATTATGCTGACGCGGCCCGCCTGTTTCTGGCCCGTACTCGTAAATGTAATCACCTAGATGTACAACTAACTCAATATCTTCTTCGGCTAGATGGCGGTAGGCGGTGTAAAAGCCATTTTGCCAATCTTGGCAAGAAACAAAGGCGTAGTTTAGTTGTCTGATGTAACTATGAAAGGCTGGCGCTGTGCGAGTCCGACCAATGGGGCTAAGTTCATTACCAACGCGAAACTGATACCAATACCAACGGTTAGATTCTAAGCCTTGAACATCAATATGTACTGAATGGGCTAAATCTGCGATCGCTAAAGTTTTACCACGTCGGACAACTTTTCGCATCTTCTCATCTAGGGCGACTTCCCAATGTACCACCACGTTTCTTGATGGCATTCCACCGCCATTTAAGGGGTCTGGTGCTAACCTTGTCCATAACACCACACTATCTGGTAATGGGTCGCCAGACGCTACACCCAAAGTAAAGGGATAGCTAGAAAATCTCGATGTTGCTAATGCTGGTTCCCATTGGCTGGTTAATGCTAAACCTGTAAAAAATCCCGCACCCAGTAAAACACTCCGCCGTTTATAACGATTTGATAAGAGGCGATCGCAATTGATAAAATCCATATCCACCCTTAATGAATTTGCTGTATAAATGCGATGAAGTTATCAACCGACAATCAAGCGGAGATTAAGAAGATATTAAAAGTATGAAGTGTGAAGTCTGAAACTTATTCATGCCTAATCAATACCAAACACCTTTATTAGATGCGCTCAAAGCTTGTACAATTAAGCCTCATGCGCCGTTTTACACTCCTGGACATAAGCGGGGTCAAGGAATATCGCCAGTATTGGCTGATTTACTGGGTGAAAAGTTATTTCGGACAGATTTAACCGAATTAGCTGAGTTAGATAGTTTGTTTTCTCCCCAAGGTGTAATTCAAGCCGCCCAAGCATTAGCAGCAGAGGCGTTTGGTGCTTCACAAACATGGTTTCTTGTCAATGGTTCTACTTGTGGCATTGAGGCAGCAATTCTCGCTACTTGTGGTACAGACGATAAAATCATTTTGCCGCGCAATGTGCATTCTTCAGCGATCGCGGGTTTAATTCTTTCTGGTGCGATCCCAATTTTTATCAATCCTGAATATGACTCGGTTTTTGATATTGCCCACAGTATCACGCCCGAAGCTGTCGCAACTACCTTACAACAGCATCCCGATACCAAAGCGGTGTTGATAGTGTATCCCACATATTACGGTGTTTGTGGAGATTTAGGTGCGATCGCCAACATTACCCATCAATATAATATTCCTTTGTTGGTTGATGAAGCCCACAGCGCACATTTCGCTTTTCATCCTGAATTACCTACCCCAGCTTTAGCCGCAGGTGCAGATTTAACTGTGCAGTCAATTCATAAAGTTCTTGGTGCGATGACACAAGCATCGATGCTGCATATTCAAGGACAGAGAATAGATAGCGATCGCATTAGTCAAGCTTTGCAACTAGTTCAGTCTACCAGTCCGAGTTACATACTTTTAGCTTCGTTAGATGCTGCACGTCAACAAATGGCGCTGAATGGTGAACAACTCATGTCACGGACTTTGCAACTTGCAGATATAGCCAGGAACAAAATCAGTCAAATTCTCGGTTTATCAATTTTGTCGCCACAATTATCACCTGGTTTTCGGGAATTAGATAGAACTCGGTTGACAATTAACGTCAGTAAATTAGGTTTAACTGGGTTTGAGGCGGAGGAAATTTTAGATGAAAAGTTGGGGGTAACTGCGGAATTTTCTTCCTTACATAATTTGACTTTTATTATTAGTTTGGGAAACACAATCAACGATATTGAGCAATTAATTACAGCTTGCCAAATTCTTGCCGAAAAGTATCACCGTCACAGAATCTTGATTAAGACTCCAATTGAGCAGAATTTTGCTGAGTACAAGGTGCAGGTATCTCCCCGGACAGCGTTTTTTTGCCCCTAGTGAAACTTTATCAATAGAACAAACAATTGATCGCATTTGTGCCGAAATTGTCTGTCCTTACCCTCCGGGAATCCCCGTTTTAATGCCAGGAGAAATAATTACTAAAGCAGCTTTAGCATATCTGCAACAAATTCAAGCAATGGGCGGGATAATCAGTGGATGTGCAGATTCAAGTTTGCAAACTTTAAAAGTTGTTAAAAATTAAGGTGCTGCTCCATCAAAAAAGTTGAAATGAAAAAACTGTAGCTACTGCGGATGATTTGGGAATACTCAACTAGAGTGGGTGTGAGGTCAGTAAGTGGTAGAAGAACGCGCATATTGGTTAGCTTGGGGGCAAATTTCGGGAATTGGCCCAGTTTTATTGCAACGTTTAAAACAGCATTTTGGTAGTTTATCTACAGCTTGGGAGGCTAGTAAAGCTGAATTAGGGGAAGTTGAGGGTTTTGGTTTGCAAACTTTGGGCAAAGTAATCAAAATGCGATCGCAATTACATCCAGAACAATTACTTACCCAACACCAGCAAGAAAACTCGCATTTTTGGACACCAGCCGATGCTGAATATCCCCGCTTATTACTAGAAACACCTAGTCCGCCGCCTGTTTTGTATTATCGGGGTGAAGTTGATTTAGCTGAAAACTTCGGGCAAAAACCGATGGTGGGAATTGTTGGGACTCGTCAACCTTCGGAGTATGGGATTCGTTGGACTCGTCAAATCAGCACAGCTTTGGCGAAAAATGGCTTTACCGTGGTTTCTGGGATGGCGGAGGGAATTGACACCGAAACCCACAGCGCCACAATCAAAGCTGGCGGACGTACACTCGCTGTTTTAGGAACGGGTGTAGATGTGATTTATCCCCACAAAAACCGAGATTTGTACAAGCAGATTTTAGGCGCAGGTTTAGTTTTAAGTGAATATCCCGCCAAAACCCCACCTGACCGGACTCATTTTCCGCGACGTAATCGAATTATTGCCGGCTTAAGTCGGGCAATTTTAGTGATGGAAGCGCCTTTAAAATCTGGTGCGTTGATTACTGCTACTTACGCCAACGATTTTGGCAGAGATGTTTATGCACTACCAGGAAGATTAGATGATTATCCATCCCAAGGTTGTTTAAAGTTAATTTCCCAAGGTGCTTCGATAATTTTTCGAGAATTAGATGAACTATTAACTTTGTTGGGAGCTGTCCCCAAATTAGATACAGTCACACCTTCCCCAAGCCCAGAACCGTTGAGTTTACCGAATTTATCACCACAAATGCAACAAATAATTGATGCGATCGCCTGTAATACTTTACCCTTTGATGCGATCGTCCAAACAACCGGCATTCCCGCTAGTTCTGTTTCTGGTTTGTTATTACAACTCGAACTCATGGGTTTGGTTTCCCAACTCCCTGGAATGCGCTATCAAAAAATGTAAGAATTCAGAACTCAGGAGTCAGAATTCAGAATGATTCATTCAAAATTCTGAATTCTGATTTCCGACACTTAATTTACTTTCGTCTCAGTTTTTAAAGCCGGAGATGCTTCTGCGGATTTGATAATTCTTCTACCCCAAGGTTTCAGTACGGAAACGGCAATAATCGCAAGTATAAAGCAAGTTTGAATAGCACCACCGATTAAAACACCTTTGATATCAAAATTGTACAGAGGATTACTCAAGGCTTGCGATCGCTCAACATCTGAAATACTAGTAGCAGCATTCAACCAAGGCCCTAACCACACAGTTCCAGTTGTAATCAAAGTC encodes the following:
- a CDS encoding filamentous hemagglutinin N-terminal domain-containing protein, translating into MSNLHWWSRILGSAIGSVIAFSANSTSAQIMQDGTLPTNSQVTTQNNTTTITGGTRVGDNLFHSFLNFSVPANTTASFQNTAGIQNIISRVTGNSISEIDGTLQAGGTANLFLINPNGIVFGSQATLNIGGSFLASTASRINFADGKTFSATDTQVSSLLSVSIPIGLQFTAIAAPIRNLSQASPNGAMNVIDQPVGLQVQSGKTLALVGGDLFLDGGNITAKSGNIELGSVSPNSLVTLKPISQGWVLGYESVNNFQNIRLVPRVVGSTTIGSVIDASGVDGGGRITVQGNIVELISRHAIVTSQTLGMRDGQDLTINAKNLILRDGAQIRVSTFNKGDGGNLNVNASDSVELIGGSFEPVMNRPIATALVSDTAGDGHAGDITVNTSRLRLQNGAEISASSGGNINPSTSTLIPAKGNGGNITINASDSVEITGILAVGFPSNLSATTIGPGAAGTVAVNTAKLLIRDGGITVTSRIPRLPPGTKYQGNVNELGTAGEINVNAGSILLDEKGQITSNSQGGGGGDITLQVQDVLLLRRSSQISTNAGTANAPGDGGNITVNAPNGFIVATPQGNNDITANAFSGAGGRIIINANNIFGFVQRSRADLVQILGTEDSRQLNPNRLPTSDITAFSQQNPSLNGTIQINTPDVDPSRGLLELPAEPFDASRQIATYCKPGGKFKKGSLIATGKGGIAPSPTDPLMDDSVLVNWITLDGESENSVSHLPHHISRQKLDSVTQETQIVPAQGWVQDGKGNVTLVSQAPTVTPHSPLLNPVSCAANL
- a CDS encoding alkaline phosphatase D family protein, giving the protein MDFINCDRLLSNRYKRRSVLLGAGFFTGLALTSQWEPALATSRFSSYPFTLGVASGDPLPDSVVLWTRLAPDPLNGGGMPSRNVVVHWEVALDEKMRKVVRRGKTLAIADLAHSVHIDVQGLESNRWYWYQFRVGNELSPIGRTRTAPAFHSYIRQLNYAFVSCQDWQNGFYTAYRHLAEEDIELVVHLGDYIYEYGPETGGPRQHNSPEIMTLTDYRNRHALYKTDPNLQAVHAAFPWIVTWDDHEVENNYANLISEDNINPEVFAQRRANAYKAYYEHIPLRLSSFPNGANLQLYRRLSYGNLAQFHVLDTRQYRTDQPCNDGLKPRCVQAFDANATMTGSLQERWLFNGLDLSRACWNIIAQQTMFAQFDFDARPEIGLFNVDQWDGYVAARNRIVNYLNYRRPSNPVVITGDIHSSWVHDIKLDFNNPASVTVATEFVGTSITSDFPTSFIAPVQAALRTNPHTKFFDGAFRGYVRCQVTPKQWQSDYRAVSSIVDPNASISTLASFVVQNGQPGAYRQA
- a CDS encoding aminotransferase class I/II-fold pyridoxal phosphate-dependent enzyme, whose protein sequence is MPNQYQTPLLDALKACTIKPHAPFYTPGHKRGQGISPVLADLLGEKLFRTDLTELAELDSLFSPQGVIQAAQALAAEAFGASQTWFLVNGSTCGIEAAILATCGTDDKIILPRNVHSSAIAGLILSGAIPIFINPEYDSVFDIAHSITPEAVATTLQQHPDTKAVLIVYPTYYGVCGDLGAIANITHQYNIPLLVDEAHSAHFAFHPELPTPALAAGADLTVQSIHKVLGAMTQASMLHIQGQRIDSDRISQALQLVQSTSPSYILLASLDAARQQMALNGEQLMSRTLQLADIARNKISQILGLSILSPQLSPGFRELDRTRLTINVSKLGLTGFEAEEILDEKLGVTAEFSSLHNLTFIISLGNTINDIEQLITACQILAEKYHRHRILIKTPIEQNFAEYKVQVSPRTAFFCP
- the dprA gene encoding DNA-processing protein DprA; its protein translation is MVEERAYWLAWGQISGIGPVLLQRLKQHFGSLSTAWEASKAELGEVEGFGLQTLGKVIKMRSQLHPEQLLTQHQQENSHFWTPADAEYPRLLLETPSPPPVLYYRGEVDLAENFGQKPMVGIVGTRQPSEYGIRWTRQISTALAKNGFTVVSGMAEGIDTETHSATIKAGGRTLAVLGTGVDVIYPHKNRDLYKQILGAGLVLSEYPAKTPPDRTHFPRRNRIIAGLSRAILVMEAPLKSGALITATYANDFGRDVYALPGRLDDYPSQGCLKLISQGASIIFRELDELLTLLGAVPKLDTVTPSPSPEPLSLPNLSPQMQQIIDAIACNTLPFDAIVQTTGIPASSVSGLLLQLELMGLVSQLPGMRYQKM